The following DNA comes from Chryseobacterium gallinarum.
AAGTCCCGAAATTATAGACCGCTATGTCAATAAGGAAACAGAAGTGATATACGTAGGCAAAGAATGTAGTAAAAATGCTTCTACACCACAATCCTTGATCAATACCCTGATGGTAGAATATGCAGAACAGGGAAAAATTGTCGTAAGGCTTAAAGGAGGAGATGTTTCCGTTTTTTCCAATGTCCTTGATGAATTAAAAGCTTTAAAGCAAAATCAGATTTCATATGAAATTATTCCCGGTATTACAGCTGCTTTGGGAGCTGCTGCCTATGCAGGAATGCCTTTAACGGCCAGGGATCATGCGACCTCAGTTCGTTTTCTGACCTACTATAAAAGTGAAATTCTAACTGATGCTTACTGGAAAGAACTGGGCAACTCAGATGATACCCTTGTTTTTTACATGTCTAAAGGAAATCTGAATGCTTTGGTAGAAAAGTTTTTGAAATTCGGAGCAATGAATGGGAAAAAAATAGCAGTTATAGAGCAGGCAACCACGCCTTATCAAAAGGTTTATACATCCTCCCTGGAAGATTTTCAGAAGAATTTAGGGAACAAAACATTTATATCCCCATCTCTGGTTGTTGTTGGCAAAGTGGTTCATCTGCATGAAGAATTCTCCTGGCTATCGGCAGAAACACAGGAAGGGCTGTACTTTAAATCAGTCACTAACGGAAGTCTCTTACCTAATCCACAAAATTTATTTGAATATGCTGTCTGAAAATAAATTAAATGTACTTAAAGAAATATCCAGCAGTTTCTCGAGAGATGAAGCTGTTTGGGCCAGTGGTTTCCTTGCGGGCCTTGCCGGCTTGTCAACAGCGTCTGTTATAGAGCCCTCTCTGTCACACTCTGCACCTGTTTATTCCGTTTCTGTAAAAAAAATTACCCTTGCCTACGGAACTGAAACGGGGAATAGTAAAAAGCTGGCGGTAGAATTAGCGGGAATGATTAAGAAAAAAGGTCTTCAGGTAAAACTGGCTGATTTGTCTCAGTATAAGCCTAAAGACCTTGTCAAAGAAGAATTTTTCTTTGTTATTATCAGTACACAGGGAGAAGGTGAGCCTCCGGTCCTTGTAAAAAAGTTTTATGATCATATCCATGAAAATGATGTTGATCTTAATCACCTTAAGTTTGGTGTTCTTGCACTGGGAGACAGCAGTTATCCCTTGTTCTGCAAGACCGGGGAAGATGTAGATTCCCGTCTCGAAGTCATGGGAGCACAACGTATCATTCCTTTGAAAAAATGTGATGTAGATTATGAGCGGGACGCTGAAAGCTGGGCCGGACATATCCTGGATGTGGTAAACAAAACAGCAGAAAGCAGCAGCAAAAGTGTTTCAGTTCCAAAAGCTTCTACAGGAAGAAAAAAATATCAGGGAAAAATTTCATCCATCATCAACCTTAATGACATAACCTCTGAAAAAAAGACTTATCATATAGAAATAGAAACGGAAGAACCTATTGTCTATACTCCGGGAGCAGCATTAGGAGTGGTTGCCTTTAATCCCAAACCGGTTGTGGATGAAATTATTAGCCTGACAGGAATCAATCCTCAAAAGCAGATTGAGACGGCAAAAATTACAGCGAGTGTAGAGGAATTGTTGCATAAACATCTTAATATAAGTTACCTGCTTAAAACAACCGTTGCCCATTATGCAGAAATTACAGGACACAGTATCCCGGAAGTTCGTTTGGGACTTCTGGATCTGATAAGGATTTATCCTGTGAAAAATGCCGAAGAATTTGAACAGATAATCCCGGTTTTGACAGCGCAGGCCCCTCGTCTGTATTCCATTTCTTCATCTCCTGAGGCTCATGGTGATACTGAGATTCATATTACCGTTGCCCGATCTGAATTTTTTATTGATGACAAAAAGCAGGATGGATTATGTAGTGGCTTTCTGGCAGGATTTAATGAAGGAGAAAATCTGGAATTCTATATTCAGGAAGCAAAACATTTCCGGCTTCCTGGACCTGATAAAGATATGATTATGATTGGACCGGGAACGGGTATTGCACCTTTCAGATCATTCCTATGGGAAAGAGATGCACTGGGTGCCGAGGGTAGAAACTGGTTGTTTTTCGGAGACCGGAATTTTGTTTCAGATTTTCTTTACCAGGCAGAGTTACAGGATTTCCTTAAAACAGGGACTTTAACTCATTTAGATCTGGCATTCTCAAGAGATACTGCTGAAAAAATATACGTGCAGCATAAACTACAGCAGAAAGCTCAGGAAGTATACCATTGGTTGGAAAGTGGAGCCTCCTTATATGTTTGCGGAGCTAAAGATCCAATGAGTAGAGATGTTGAAAATACTCTTTTAGAGATCATTCAAAGTGAAGGGAAGCAAAGCCCGGAAGAAGCCAGACTTTATCTCGAAGATTTGGAACTAAACGGCAGATATCATAAAGATGTGTATTAATCATAATATGAATCTTTGTGTGAAGTAAAGAGTACAATTTTGATTTTTTATCTCGCAGATTTCACAAATCAAGCAGATTCTCATAAAAATCTGCGAAATCACCTTAATCTGCGTGAAAATAAGATAAACGCAAAGATTTTATAGCTAAAAAATCATATTGAATGCACAACCATCATAAAATAAAAACATGACTCAAAAAAATAATCTTTCACCGGTAGAAAGAATCAAAACAGAAAGTAACGGATTAAGAGGAACTTTAAAAGAAAGCCTTTTAGATGACTATACCGGAGCCATCAGAGAAGATGATCAGAATCTCATCAAATTCCACGGAATGTACCAACAGGATGACAGGGACAGACGTGAAGAAAGAATTGCTAAAAAACTGGAATGGCTGTATTCTTTTATGATCAGGCTAAGGCTTCCGGGAGGTTTTCTAACAGGAGATCAGTGGATTGGCCTTCATGACATTGCAGGAGAACATTCCACCGGAGTTATTAAAGTGACTACCCGGCAGACAATCCAGCTGCATGGGATTTTAAAATCTCATATCAGACCTACCATTCAGCAGTTTAACCTGCAGCATCTTGATTCCATTGCCGCATGTGGTGATGTCAACAGAAACGTTACCTGTACGTCGAATCCTTCAGAATCTCCACTGCATCAGCAGGTCTATGAATTGGCGGGAAAAATAAGCGAAATGTGCCTGCCAAAAACAAAGGCGTATTATGACCTTTGGATTGATGATGAATTGGTGGTTGAAAGAAAAGCAGAAGAAGACCCTCTGTATCAGGACAGATATCTGCCGAGAAAACTGAAAATAGGAATTGCCATTCCGCCTAATAACGATGTGGATGTTTTTATCAATGATATTGCCCTTATCGCTGTCATTGAAAATGATGAATTGGTAGGGTACAATATCGCTGCCGGAGGAGGACTTGGGGCTACTCATGGAAATGAAGCGACTTATGCCCGTCTGGCTTCTCTTTTAGGCTTTGTGGATTCGGAAGAAAAAGCCTTGAAAGCGGTTTATGAAATTATTACAGTACAACGCGACTTCGGAAACAGGAGTGACCGAAAATTATCGAGATTAAAATATACGATTGATAAACTGGGTATTGAAGAATATAAAAAAGAAGTTGAAAAAAGAACAGGATTTCAGTTTGAACCTGTCCGTGAATTCACCTTTACCCAAAGGAAAGACCGTTATGGCTGGGTGCAGAATCATGAAGGGAAATGGTTTTATACGGTATTTGTAGAACATGGAAGAATCTTGGATATAGAAGGGTATTCTTTAAAGACAGGATTATTAAAAATCGCTGAAACCGGAAAAACCAATTTCAGATTTACCTGTAACCAGAACCTGATTCTTTCTGATATTACAGAAAATGATAAAGCTGAAATAGAAACGCTTCTTACCGAATATGGAATTGCCCATTATACGGAAAATGCAGGAGCAATGCGTAAAAACTCAGTGGCTTGTGTTGCTTTGAATACCTGCTCCCTGGCTTTAGCGGAAGCTCAGCGTTATCTGCCTGACTTAGTAACAAAAATAGAGCCTGTTCTTGAAAAATATGGACTTCAGAATGATGATATCACCATTCGTATGACCGGATGTCCCAATGGTTGTGGAAGATCACCAAATGCAGAAATCGGGCTGATAGGAACGGCATATGGTAAATATAATCTTCATATTGGTGGTGACAGGCTGGGAATGCGCCTTAACACCAAATACAAAGAAAATTTAGGTGAAGACGAAATTCTAGGAAGTCTTGATGAGCTTTTCAAAATGTATGTGGAAGAAAGGCTTCCTGAGGAAACATTGGGTGACTTCTCGCATCGCTATTTGAGCTTGGAGAAGGCGTAAAGTTTTCCTTTAAAATAAAATCCAACCACAAAAACAAAAGATTATGACGTGTAGGTGAGTTTAAGTGACTACTTACTAACTCTTTTTAAGATCACTAAAGTTTTTGAAAATCTTTGATTTTCATCTTACGTGAACTTCTTAAGCAGTCTTTATTAAACTTACTCAAGTGATCTAAAGTGTTTAAAAACAAAAACTTTTGCGCCTTTTGTTGTTAATTATTTGATTAACAGTGTTTTAATAAACAAACAGAACCGAAAATATTAATATATGATTACAACTCTTCATCGAAGACAGAAAATTAAAAATCAATCTCTGCCTGTTTTAGAGAAACGAATGTGTATGTGTTGTCTTTTAATGACCACATAATCATTTTGTTAACTCTAAAACACACACCTCCATGAAACATAAATCCCATGAATACCTCCAAAAGAAAATATATTTTGTCCTATTTACATTTTTACTAACAGGTCTTACGCAGGCACAGCAGCTTATTGAAGTAACCGGAACCATTAAAAATACAGATTCTCATAAAGGAATTGCCGGAGCTCAGATCAAAGCTGAAAATACTGAAGATATGGCGACTACAGACCCTGAAGGGAATTTTAATTTAAGAACCCGGGTGAAAATTCCTTTCAGGGTTGTGATCGAAAAAGAAGGCTTTACCACCCGGACTTTTGAAATCCTTTCATTATCCAACAAAATCGCGATAGAATTAAATCCTCAGAATACCATCATCAATGAAGTGGTTATCTCAGCCTCCCGTGTTCCTGAAAAAGTGTTGAGGTCTCCGGTTGCCATTGAAAAAATTGATATTAAAACCATCCGTGAAAGTCCTGCAGCGTCATTTTATGAAACATTAGAGAATGTCAAAGGATTACAGCTTTTAACGTCAAGTCTTACTTTAAAAGTTCCCAACTCAAGAGGATTCAACTCTCCGAATAACTTCCGGTTTATGCAGCTGGTAGATGGGGTGGATGTACAGTCAGCAACATTGGGTGTTCCATTGGGTAATGCCATTGGTCCTACAGAACTTGATATTCAATCCATGGAAATCACTCCGGGAGCAGCATCAGCTCTTTACGGAATGAATGCTGTGAACGGCTTGGCCAGCCTTCAGACTAAAGATCCTTTTACCTCTGAAGGGATAAGCCTTTATTTCAAAGGAGGCGTGAACCATGTAGATCATATCAGTCATACAACAGCCCCTTTGGGTGAAAGTGCGATAAGGATAGCTAAAGTATTGAATAAAAACTGGGCCGTAAAAGTTAATGCATCTTACCTCAGTGGAGTAGACTGGGTTTCAGATAATCACACCGATCAGAATCCTAACTCATTAGTTACCGCCAACCCTCAGTTTGCTCTTGCCAACAATCCCGCTGAAGACCTTTGGAATAAATATGGAGACGAAAGAAACAACCGTACAACGGTAAAAGTAAATTATAACGGAAAACCAACCACTTTCAACGTATCGAGGACGGGATATTATGAAAAAGACCTTGTAAGTCCTGAAGTAAAGAATATTAAGTTTGATGCAGGATTGTATTACCGCTTTGGAGACCAATGGAAGGCTTCCTATGTTTATCGCTATGGATTGCTGGACGGAACTTTCCAGAGAGGAAACAAAATCCGTCTTCAAAACGCAACCGTCCAGAATCATAAAGTGGAACTTACGGGGAAAGAGCTTACATTCAGAGCGTATATGTCGATTGAAAATACAGGTGATTCTTATAACCTTAAACCCTTAGCCGATAATCTTGATCTGACGAATCTTTCCAATACCAATTGGAAAAATATCTTTCAAAATACCCTACAAGACAGGCTTAATGCAGGGGTCACTCTGAATGATGCCATGATACTGGCTCGTCAGGCGGCAGATAAAAACCGTGTTGTTCCCGGAACAACCGCTTTTGAACAATTGAAAAACACCATCATCGGAATTAATAATTGGGACTCCGCCAATGCGGGAATTGCAGGTGCTCCCGCAACCGGAGGGGCTAAACTTGAACAGAAATCTCACTTCTATCAGGGAGAAATTACTTATGACTTTACAAGGCTGGTAAAGGTATTTAGCTTGTTAGCGGGAGCAGATTACCGTTTGTACAGCATTACTCCGGATGGGAATAATTTTGTTGACTTTACAAGACCTGTCAACGAGAGAAATATTCCTCTGGCAGATGGTACATTCGGGAAAAATGTAATCTACCAGAAATATGGGGCATTTATTCAGCTTACCAAGCTTTTCTTTGAAGATCAATTAAAAATAAACTTTGCCTTAAGGGCAGACAGAAATCCGGAGTTTGAAACAAAGCTTAATCCAAGGGTAAGTGTCGTTTATTCTCCTGTGAAACAACATAACTTCCGGGTTTCTTTTCAAAACGGATATCGTTTCCCTTCATTATTTGAAGCATTATCTTTTGTAAACAACGGGAATGTTAGAAGAGTAGGAGGCCTTGAAAAAGCGAATGAAGGCTTAGGGTATCTTGAGAACTCTTATACCTTAGCTTCTATCGATCAGTTTACTTCTGCTGTTAATAAAGAAGCAGATGCCGGAGGAAACCAAAACCAGGCAGCATTAAAGAACAGAAACCTTTTGGTTGCAGCAAACTTACAAAAGCTACAGCCTGAAAAAGTAAATTCTTTTGAAGTAGGTTACAAATCATCATTGTTCAATGGAAAGCTGGTCATTGACTGGGATTTTTATTACAACATGTATGAAGGTTTTCTAGGACAGGTAGAAGTAGCGGTTCCCAAAAACGGAAAGATAGGAAGCGATAATGCTGTTTTGGATATGCTGGATCGAAGCAAACAAGATCGATATAGAGTATATACCAATAGTACAAGTGTTTATAAAAGTTTAGGAACTTCTTTGGGCGTTCGCTACAATGTGGTAAAAAATTATAATATCAATGCAAATGTATCTTATAACGACTTAGTATCTTCCAATACTTCCGATCTTTTTATAACGGCTTTCAATACCCCAAAATGGGCTGTGAATGTAAGTATAGGAAACAGGGAAATTGTAAAGAATATCGGATTTACGCTGACAGCAAGATGGCAAAATAAGTTTCAGTGGGAAAGCCCTTTGGCTTCAGGAGAAATTCCGGCTTATTATACCATTGATGCACAAGCAACCTGGCGAATTCCTGAAATCAATGCAAATGTAAAAATCGGAGCAACGAATTTGCTGAACCGTCGTTACTTTCAATATGCTGCCGGGCCTGAAATTGGAGAATTATATTATCTGGCAGTTACTTATGACTTAAAACTTTCGGTAAGATGAGCAATACGTTATATCCCATTTTTTTAAAACTCGAAGAATTATCTCTGTTGATTATTGGTGGAGGTAATATCGCTTTGGAAAAGCTTCAGTCGGTTCTTACCAATGCTCCGGAAACTAAGATTAAATTGGTAGGTAAAGAAATTAATGATGAAATTAAAACCTTGCCCCAACAGTTTCCTAATCTGGAACTTCACGAAAGGCCATATGCAGACCAAGATTTTGAAAATACAGATCTCGTGATTGCAGCAGTGAATGATATTGAACTGGCAGAACAGATCCGAAAAGAAGCCCATCAGAATAATCTGCTTGTGAATATCGCAGACAAGCCCGGATTGTGTGATTTTTACTTAGGATCTATTGTCCGAAAAGGAAATCTTAAAATTGCAATTTCCACGAATGGTAAATCTCCCACGATTGCCAAGAGACTGCGGGAGATGCTAACAGAAACCATCCCTGATGAAGATATGAATGGGTTGCTTGATAATATGCAGAGTATCAGAAACCGGCTGCAAGGAAACCTTGATGAAAAAGTTAAGACACTGAATAAACTGACAACGCAGTACCTGGAAGAAAAAGACAATCCGGACCATAGAACAAAACTGGAAATGGAAAAGCTGATCAGCATTACCAAAAACGCACAAAGGCGGGCAAATATCTATTTGGGAATCATAGGAGTTATCATTCTTGTGGCTGTTTTGGCATTGATTATCTATCAATTTAATCTGTCGGGAGACCTTCAGGTTTTTCTTAGCAAGGATGGGTATATATTTTACTGGATGTTACTGGCAGGGTTTCTGGCCGAAATTGTTGCCGGATCTATGGGAATGGGGTATGGTGTCATATGTACAACGATACTAATGTTACTCAATGTACCACCTCCTGTCATCAGTGCAAGTATTCACTCCGCTGAATCATTTACTTCTGCAGCCGGAAGTATCAGTCATTTTAAAATAGGGAATGTCAACAAAAAAATGGTGTTGGTTTTATTTCCTGTGGCAGCTTTAGGTGCATTTATCGGTGCTTTTGCATTATCGCATTTCGGGGAATATTATGCTCATATTGTAAAACCTGTAATCGCCTGTTATACTTTGTATTTAGGAATCAACATTCTTAGAAATGCTTTTAAGAAAAAAGGGAAAACGGAGAATTCTTCCAGACGTCATAAAAGAACAAACCTTAGAGTTTTGGGTTTGGTTGGCGGGTTTATTGATTCCTTTGCAGGCGGAGGATGGGGGCCATTGGTAACCGGAACTCTGATTAAAGAAGGAAGAACTCCCAGATATGTCGTAGGAAGTTCAACAATGGCTAAATTTTTATTGACAGTAGTCAGTGCCATCACTTTTATTTTCACCATCGGAATCCATCACTGGAATATTGTATTGGGACTTCTTTTGGGTGGAGTGTTTACCGCTCCTTTTTCGGCAATGCTTACTTCCCGCCTTCCCGCTAAAAAAATGTTTGTGGTAGTAGGAGTAGTAGTTATCGTGATGAGCCTTATATCCATCATGAAAGCTTTACTATAAATATTTTTAGATCAAATAGTCAGGTAAAAATGCTTCATTAGGCTTTCTGAGTTACTTCTGTGGATATGAATATTGATGATTGAAATTTTAAATCAGATATAAAGTATTGAAAATCAAAATAATGATAGATTTGTATGTGCCGGATACCAAATTATTTAGTTTTATTATATTTGAGAAAATCAAAAAGTAAAAATGTTT
Coding sequences within:
- the cysI gene encoding assimilatory sulfite reductase (NADPH) hemoprotein subunit, producing MTQKNNLSPVERIKTESNGLRGTLKESLLDDYTGAIREDDQNLIKFHGMYQQDDRDRREERIAKKLEWLYSFMIRLRLPGGFLTGDQWIGLHDIAGEHSTGVIKVTTRQTIQLHGILKSHIRPTIQQFNLQHLDSIAACGDVNRNVTCTSNPSESPLHQQVYELAGKISEMCLPKTKAYYDLWIDDELVVERKAEEDPLYQDRYLPRKLKIGIAIPPNNDVDVFINDIALIAVIENDELVGYNIAAGGGLGATHGNEATYARLASLLGFVDSEEKALKAVYEIITVQRDFGNRSDRKLSRLKYTIDKLGIEEYKKEVEKRTGFQFEPVREFTFTQRKDRYGWVQNHEGKWFYTVFVEHGRILDIEGYSLKTGLLKIAETGKTNFRFTCNQNLILSDITENDKAEIETLLTEYGIAHYTENAGAMRKNSVACVALNTCSLALAEAQRYLPDLVTKIEPVLEKYGLQNDDITIRMTGCPNGCGRSPNAEIGLIGTAYGKYNLHIGGDRLGMRLNTKYKENLGEDEILGSLDELFKMYVEERLPEETLGDFSHRYLSLEKA
- a CDS encoding diflavin oxidoreductase, whose amino-acid sequence is MLSENKLNVLKEISSSFSRDEAVWASGFLAGLAGLSTASVIEPSLSHSAPVYSVSVKKITLAYGTETGNSKKLAVELAGMIKKKGLQVKLADLSQYKPKDLVKEEFFFVIISTQGEGEPPVLVKKFYDHIHENDVDLNHLKFGVLALGDSSYPLFCKTGEDVDSRLEVMGAQRIIPLKKCDVDYERDAESWAGHILDVVNKTAESSSKSVSVPKASTGRKKYQGKISSIINLNDITSEKKTYHIEIETEEPIVYTPGAALGVVAFNPKPVVDEIISLTGINPQKQIETAKITASVEELLHKHLNISYLLKTTVAHYAEITGHSIPEVRLGLLDLIRIYPVKNAEEFEQIIPVLTAQAPRLYSISSSPEAHGDTEIHITVARSEFFIDDKKQDGLCSGFLAGFNEGENLEFYIQEAKHFRLPGPDKDMIMIGPGTGIAPFRSFLWERDALGAEGRNWLFFGDRNFVSDFLYQAELQDFLKTGTLTHLDLAFSRDTAEKIYVQHKLQQKAQEVYHWLESGASLYVCGAKDPMSRDVENTLLEIIQSEGKQSPEEARLYLEDLELNGRYHKDVY
- the cobA gene encoding uroporphyrinogen-III C-methyltransferase; protein product: MIHPHTPQVYLVGAGPGDPDLITMKAVKAVASADVILCDRLVSPEIIDRYVNKETEVIYVGKECSKNASTPQSLINTLMVEYAEQGKIVVRLKGGDVSVFSNVLDELKALKQNQISYEIIPGITAALGAAAYAGMPLTARDHATSVRFLTYYKSEILTDAYWKELGNSDDTLVFYMSKGNLNALVEKFLKFGAMNGKKIAVIEQATTPYQKVYTSSLEDFQKNLGNKTFISPSLVVVGKVVHLHEEFSWLSAETQEGLYFKSVTNGSLLPNPQNLFEYAV
- a CDS encoding TonB-dependent receptor produces the protein MKHKSHEYLQKKIYFVLFTFLLTGLTQAQQLIEVTGTIKNTDSHKGIAGAQIKAENTEDMATTDPEGNFNLRTRVKIPFRVVIEKEGFTTRTFEILSLSNKIAIELNPQNTIINEVVISASRVPEKVLRSPVAIEKIDIKTIRESPAASFYETLENVKGLQLLTSSLTLKVPNSRGFNSPNNFRFMQLVDGVDVQSATLGVPLGNAIGPTELDIQSMEITPGAASALYGMNAVNGLASLQTKDPFTSEGISLYFKGGVNHVDHISHTTAPLGESAIRIAKVLNKNWAVKVNASYLSGVDWVSDNHTDQNPNSLVTANPQFALANNPAEDLWNKYGDERNNRTTVKVNYNGKPTTFNVSRTGYYEKDLVSPEVKNIKFDAGLYYRFGDQWKASYVYRYGLLDGTFQRGNKIRLQNATVQNHKVELTGKELTFRAYMSIENTGDSYNLKPLADNLDLTNLSNTNWKNIFQNTLQDRLNAGVTLNDAMILARQAADKNRVVPGTTAFEQLKNTIIGINNWDSANAGIAGAPATGGAKLEQKSHFYQGEITYDFTRLVKVFSLLAGADYRLYSITPDGNNFVDFTRPVNERNIPLADGTFGKNVIYQKYGAFIQLTKLFFEDQLKINFALRADRNPEFETKLNPRVSVVYSPVKQHNFRVSFQNGYRFPSLFEALSFVNNGNVRRVGGLEKANEGLGYLENSYTLASIDQFTSAVNKEADAGGNQNQAALKNRNLLVAANLQKLQPEKVNSFEVGYKSSLFNGKLVIDWDFYYNMYEGFLGQVEVAVPKNGKIGSDNAVLDMLDRSKQDRYRVYTNSTSVYKSLGTSLGVRYNVVKNYNINANVSYNDLVSSNTSDLFITAFNTPKWAVNVSIGNREIVKNIGFTLTARWQNKFQWESPLASGEIPAYYTIDAQATWRIPEINANVKIGATNLLNRRYFQYAAGPEIGELYYLAVTYDLKLSVR
- a CDS encoding TSUP family transporter, giving the protein MSNTLYPIFLKLEELSLLIIGGGNIALEKLQSVLTNAPETKIKLVGKEINDEIKTLPQQFPNLELHERPYADQDFENTDLVIAAVNDIELAEQIRKEAHQNNLLVNIADKPGLCDFYLGSIVRKGNLKIAISTNGKSPTIAKRLREMLTETIPDEDMNGLLDNMQSIRNRLQGNLDEKVKTLNKLTTQYLEEKDNPDHRTKLEMEKLISITKNAQRRANIYLGIIGVIILVAVLALIIYQFNLSGDLQVFLSKDGYIFYWMLLAGFLAEIVAGSMGMGYGVICTTILMLLNVPPPVISASIHSAESFTSAAGSISHFKIGNVNKKMVLVLFPVAALGAFIGAFALSHFGEYYAHIVKPVIACYTLYLGINILRNAFKKKGKTENSSRRHKRTNLRVLGLVGGFIDSFAGGGWGPLVTGTLIKEGRTPRYVVGSSTMAKFLLTVVSAITFIFTIGIHHWNIVLGLLLGGVFTAPFSAMLTSRLPAKKMFVVVGVVVIVMSLISIMKALL